The Primulina tabacum isolate GXHZ01 chromosome 1, ASM2559414v2, whole genome shotgun sequence genome contains the following window.
CTTCGAGGGGACAAGAGGGTACTGAGTATGTAGTTGATGAGGAGAATGGGAGGTATGGGCGGATATTGCTGGTGGAGGTGGCAAGGGAGACATTGGAGGGATTAGGATGCTCGGAGGTTGAATCACTCTTACCCGGTGGAGAAATTGGCACGTCTGGCTTTGGATTGTTTTGCCGATGATCCTGAAATCCGGCCGGATATGGGTAAGGCGGTGGTTTGGATTTCGCAGATGTTCTTGGAATCACAGACCTGGTATGAGAGATTGAATGCGGTAACTGATCTTACGTATTCCTTCGCACCCCGAATCCCCGATGACAGCCTCGAAGATTGTGCGGCTGATGAATTTGCTCATTGTTTAAAGGGAAATGCAAGTCCGTAAACTGAGGGAAAAGTGGACGAAATTTTCagtggaaaaataaaaattaaattaaaaaattttaattttctctttttaaaatataatcgaTCACACCACCGCcttaattaacttaattaatagATCACTAGACCAATAGAATTATTAATattgtaaaaaaattaatctcatataaaatttaaaattgcaTAATAAATTATCAACATCTCAATTTTTATGAGACAAATCTTCGATCTGaattaattcatgaaaaatattatttttatgtaaaaaatattagCTTTAACcgtaaatataaatcaaatcgaTACACATCACATATATAGGCCCATGAAACCGTTACAAAGTACATACAACTTATTAAATACAAAATGATGTTTATCttaaaaattcacaaaataattttttttcctgacTCAACAAATATGTAATATATCAATTTAATGACacacataaatattttaacatggaAAAATTACATAGTTGTCATACAACTTGTacgattttcatttttttatgttattgatCAATTTACAGTCTACTTcgttaatttgttttttttttttaatatcaataatttttCATCAGAATATCGATTTGACATTGGACAATAGAAATGTTCGTTATTATGTCATCATTTTCCCGTGCAGCGTCAACACATTGATATAAAATTACTAAaagtgaaaattgaaaattgatATATTATAAGATTATAAATTAACCGAAGTTATGCCATGAATTGAAGAGATCTATATTTAtagaaaatcaaaataataaatttgaaggatagttataaaattttattttaataataataataaaaaaataaaatattgcgaaaaatatagataattatatatataatccgttctttataatataatagaaatattaaaaaatgtgGATTATATATAGATAAATTTTATGTAATTAAAACACTGTGATCCGTACATTAGGATTCTTAACACTTATAACTCTTTGTTTGACTTTGACCAATACAttatttacatttttaaaattaatttcataatAATTAAACAGTTAGTAAATAGAATATTGtttctttaaaataaaagaaaattaaaaaagatACGGAAATTTATATACTATCAATCTAAAGCACGCACAATACGTGTGTAACCCAatgaatatttttgtttttgaaatatttgatttagtTAGGATATTATATAAAACCGATAATGtatgatgtttttttttttttacggtGAGAACTCTTGTAATTTATTGAAAACTGAAAATGTCTTTGATTACAAGATCAATCAACCAAAAAGGATAAGAACCACACTCCCAAACAAAAGGTGAATGAGACAAAGAAGCTAAAGAGGCAATAGCGTGAGCAACACAATTTGCAGAACGCCGAACATGACTAAGAGTGGGCCTTCCCTGAAGAGCCAGAAGTCTTCTGATATCTATTGCTAGGGCCCCGGCATAACTGAGGTTCTCTTCTTCTCCCAAGATTGCTTGCACGGCGAGAAGAGAGTCCGATGAGATATAAGGAAGCCGGAGATTATGTGTCTTGGATATGTTGAGCCCTTGTAATATAGCGAGAAGCTCAGCATACAAGACATATGAGGGCTTCTCAATTTTGTTTCCAAAAACTAGTACCGGTTGTCCCTCATGATTACGGATTACACCGCCAATTGAGTATCTATGAGTGTGCTCATTATAACATGCATCCACATCCATTCGGAGAGAGTGCATAGGTGGGGCCATCCAGGCTGTCGGAGCACACACTGAGTTACAGGTTGGAGAAATCCTCAAAGCTCGACAAGCTTCCTGGAAGTCTTGAAGAAGACTCTCACACCACTCTATATTGATATCAGAATGACAATCTTTGTGGCTGTGAGTGATCCGAAGTCTCTCACTCCAAATCGCACAAGCACGCATCACAAATGCCTCGTATTCATGAGTACTCAGCTTTTCTTTCATCCAAAGAGAAATATGTATCACATCCAGATGACATGATAACTTTAGAATCGGCCAATAATACGTTCCTTTCCAGCTGCGCTTAATAATCGGGCAAGTGAAGAGAGCATGGACAGTAGAATCACAAAGTTGGTGACATAATAGACACTCTCCAAGAACCGGGACATGATGTGCCCTTCAATTCTGCTCCGTCGGAATAATGTTATGCATAACCCGCCACCAAAAAATACGAACCTTCGGAGGAATACTAAGAGACCAAATAAATCGCCACCATTCAATGGAATGATTACCCGAGCACGAGGGAGGAGAATCAAAGAATCCAATCGCCACTTTATAACCGTCACGGACTGAATATTTACCCTTCGGATCGTATGTCCAAAACCGAAAATCCTCCTTTTGAGATTGGGAGAGGGGGATAGCCAAAATGTCCTTGGCAAGACTGGGGAGGGTAAAGATTGTGAATGAGAGGTTCATTCCAAGACTCCCCATCGAGGAGGGTACTAACTGTAGCAAAATGTTCAGACTCAGGAGGAGGGGACACACACTCTCGTGTCCTTGGAATCCAGCGCTCTCCAAAAGTAGGAATTTTCGAGCCATCTCCCACTTTCCAACATAGCCCCTTTTCCAGAAGTGGCCTACTCCATAATATTGATCTCCAAATATAAGAAGGATTACTACCAAGGGAGGCATTCATAATATCTTGGTGACGAAAATACCTTGCTTTCAAGACTCGTGCAACCAAAGAACCTGGCTTAGTAATAATGCGCCAAACCTGCTTAGCCATCAACGCTCTATTGAATGTCTCAAGATGTCTAAAGCCCAACCCGCCCTGGCACTTCGGCTTGCAAAGATCTttccattttttaataataaaataaataattttataaacatCAACCTATTTATTTtgtcataaaaaatataatcaactaaaaataaaaaaaaatgaaaataatgacGAAGCAAAAATCATAATCACCAAAATCAGATcatataaacatttttttattaggTCAACATCTTTTGAGATCCCAATACATCTTTTGAGATCCCAATATAATTTTATTCTCTAAATTATGAATTATCACAATATTGGATTATATTATTCATAAATTGTCACTTAAATAGATTTGACAAACTCTAGCCAAATATATAAAAACACATAAATTGTACCACAAACATTAATTGCATTCATTCTTGCATCATGGATCTTACAAAGACTAAAAATTTGctgaaatttttaataattttttcgaTCGTTCTCCAAACAATGGCCGCGTCAAAACGAAGATGCAGATTCACCAAAAGATATGAAGTTGTAGTTGCCAACAATCTTCCTCCGAACTCACCATCGCTTTTGGTACATTGTGCTTCCAAAAATGATGATCTCGGATATCATACGCTTTACAAGGATGGAGAATTCCGCTTCAGCTTTTGCGCAAATGTCTTCTTTAGAACCGTATTCTTCTGTCATCTTTGGTGGGATAAAAAAGACCTCTCTTTCGAAGTTTTCAATAATACACTTCTTCATATCAACTGTTTAGACGTGTGCTATTGGCAAGTATCCGGCGACGGTATCTATTATTCGAAATCATTTCCTTTATATAGCCCGGAGAAAGTGATGGACTGGCCGAAGATGCCCCAAGCTCTTGCACGGACACCCTGATCAACCATTTCATGATTTTATGTGCGTATGAATATGTAAAATTATACTTGATGAAgagaataaattttaaaataatatatctcCCTCTAATCTAATTTGTAGAGAGATTTCATGAATTATACCAAGTACATGTTTCACTTTAGCTTCTGGCTTGGTTTTACGACTCTATTCTTCTGTCATATATGGTGGAGTGAAAAAGACTTAGTTTCGACATTATTaagcataaatttttttatacctAGCCATGCTATTGCAAAAAGACATATAACCACTTTCAAAGTTTAAAATTCCTGGCctgaataaatttatttttatttgataaacaatttctttatttttaaattacatttataaaaaaatttaaccagCATCAATGTATTGGAAATTATGGCAATCTTGATTGCTAaagtatttaaataaaatttccagTATTACCAGAAAATATTATATAGTTAGTTTTTAAAGTAACGATTAGGATTGTATTTCATTGATAattcaccatttgaaatcaGAACTTAGattgtatatttttattataattacttGTATCgatatatttaaatttcttaaaatttggACAATATCTTATAGACTATAGTAGCTCTACAAATTCCCTCCTTGAATTATGTCAAttacataatttatttaatgtcccctcaaaatttcgaatactatttttagaatttgaaatattattgGAAGAAGACCATAAATTACACATGATtgacaatttaataaaaataatttgatgatatatatgaatgaataatttttttttcttagttAATTATTTCGACATTGAATCCTTTTCAactatttgtatattttcttataataatcgATAAATTATCATCAGTCTACTAAATCAAGGGAATTAAATCATATCTTTGTGCGCTTATGATATACTTAATGCACGGATTTGTCAAAAtactaattattattattatatatataaaaaatcctTTATATTCAACATTTGCATCAACAATTATTCTGATACCACAATATTCTAGCATCATGAATTTTCACCAAATTTAAACCAATTCCATGTTTCGTTTCTGATCGTTTGTGTTCTATTCTTCTCCCTCCAAGCAATGGGATTGTTCGAAGAAAAATGTTCTCATAAAAAATATCGAGTGATAATTGCCAATGAGGTCCCCATGAATTTTAAGCCGATGTAGGCACATGTTTTCTCCGGGGACAACGATCTCGAATACCATACTCTCCACATAAACCAGAATTTCACCTTTAGCTTCTGTGCGGGTTTCAAAACCGAGTTCTTCTGTCATCTCTGGTGGGATAAGAAGCAAGCTAAATTCGACCTTTTCAAAAAGGAGAAGTTAATATATGCTCGGTGTGAAGATGTATGCTATTGGGGCGTGCGAGCCGATGGCATATATTATTCACCTTCTTATCCTTTGGAACCACAAAAGAAAGTGATTAATGATtgtattttatgattatttgtGTGTGACAACACATATATGATGAAAAAGCTGTAAATAAAGCTTGAATAATTGTGGATCTTCAAGGCATTAATTAATTACCTACATTCTTCATAATTAGATTTGTGCATGGCATTGTCCGTTGAGACCTATAATTATACAACAATAATCATGGGATATCTTATATATACTAGCGGATGAGGCACACGCGTTGTGtgtaacataatattaaatatttgaaatattttttaatcaatttaTAAAACGAATATTTGACATCtgtaatttgatatgaatattataattaatgtgTTTATACACATTGTTGTGTATGACAACAAAATCTATTTCTCTATTaaacttaatttcaataaaaaaatataataatattatggtagaaaaaaatatttttttgcgtTAAAAATACTAACCGTAAGGTTTTTTTAAATTGAGAAGTTTTCAAATGTGTTGATACGGTTAGGGCTTCCATTTTTGGGGAAGATTTCAGACGTATGATTTACGTGGttgaaataattatattttatatgtgaTATTGAAGAGGAGGGTAAAAAAGGAAGAAATTTTGGTATCCTCTTCAAGTAGTTTTTCTAACCCACTcatacttaataatatagtatagataaaGAATATATGGAAAATGAATAAAATAGTGTTGTAAGTTTGCCAATTTTGTGTTTTGATCTTGTAAGTATTCACTTTTGGTATGTGGTCTTATAAGTTAGGTTATTGGTTTGGTTTGTGGTCATCTTTTGTCGAACTTGTGACATGATGCTTGAAAAGACTGACGTGCCATGTGACATCGAGACATATTGACATAGCCGACGTAATGTAAGTACTcgtaaaaaaaaactaaaaatcaaAACACAACGTAATTTAAAAGACCAAAATTGAATACTTACATGACCAAAA
Protein-coding sequences here:
- the LOC142556702 gene encoding uncharacterized protein LOC142556702, which gives rise to MDVDACYNEHTHRYSIGGVIRNHEGQPVLVFGNKIEKPSYVLYAELLAILQGLNISKTHNLRLPYISSDSLLAVQAILGEEENLSYAGALAIDIRRLLALQGRPTLSHVRRSANCVAHAIASLASLSHSPFVWECGSYPFWLIDLVIKDIFSFQ